The Plectropomus leopardus isolate mb chromosome 22, YSFRI_Pleo_2.0, whole genome shotgun sequence genome includes a window with the following:
- the slc35e3 gene encoding solute carrier family 35 member E3 has product MAQSLFDLSANGRIMAGLLVNLLSSICIVFINKWIYVHYGFPNMTLTLVHFVVTWLGLYVCQKMDVFSPKSLPLRRIAWLALSFCGFVAFTNLSLQNNSIGTYQLAKAMTTPVIILIQTSYYKKTFSTKIKLTLVPITLGVILNSYFDVRFNLLGTVFASLGVLVTSLYQVWVGAKQHELQVNSMQLLYYQAPLSSGFLLCVVPLFEPLTGDGGIFGPWSLPAVVTVLFSGVVAFLVNLSIYWIIGNTSAVTYNMFGHFKFCITLIGGYLLFHDPLSLNQALGILCTLAGILSYTHFKLAEQEEGKSRLAQRP; this is encoded by the exons ATGGCTCAGTCCCTGTTTGACCTCTCGGCCAACGGGCGCATCATGGCCGGCCTGCTGGTCAACCTGCTGTCCTCCATCTGCATCGTCTTCATCAACAAGTGGATCTACGTCCACTACGGCTTCCCCAACATGACGCTGACCCTGGTGCACTTCGTGGTCACCTGGCTGGGACTCTACGTCTGCCAGAAGATGGACGTCTTCTCCCCAAAGAGCCTGCCGCTGCGCAGGATCGCCTGGCTGGCTCTGAGCTTCTGCGGCTTCGTGGCGTTCACCAACCTGTCGCTGCAGAACAACTCCATCGGGACGTACCAGCTGGCCAAGGCCATGACCACGCCCGTCATCATCCTCATCCAGACCTCCTACTACAAGAAGACCTTCTCCACCAAGATCAAACTCACGCTG GTGCCGATCACATTGGGGGTGATTTTGAACTCGTACTTTGACGTGCGGTTCAACCTGCTGGGGACGGTGTTTGCGTCTCTGGGTGTTTTGGTGACATCGCTGTACCAAGTG TGGGTGGGAGCCAAACAGCACGAGCTGCAGGTGAACTCCATGCAGCTCCTCTACTATCAG GCTCCTCTGTCCTCCGGCTTCCTGCTCTGCGTCGTCCCCCTGTTTGAGCCGCTCACTGGAGACGGAGGAATATTTGGACCCTGGTCTCTGCCTGCTGTG GTGACGGTGCTGTTCTCAGGTGTGGTGGCGTTCCTGGTCAACCTGTCGATCTACTGGATCATCGGAAACACGTCGGCCGTCAC CTACAAcatgtttggtcattttaagtTCTGCATCACTCTGATTGGAGGATACCTGCTCTTCCACGACCCGCTGTCCCTCAACCAG GCGTTGGGGATCCTGTGCACGCTGGCGGGCATCCTGTCTTACACTCACTTCAAGCTGgcggagcaggaggagggaaagAGCCGCCTCGCTCAGAGACCGTGA
- the nup107 gene encoding nuclear pore complex protein Nup107, with product MDWGQSELLSPVVRDDEVTIAARRRKKVAFPSPGAGSPIASTVTPARSLLRNTPASLYRQAVTPRVPDVSSILAPGGRTPRYTHTPRNALSSMNLDDSDWTNSMYISPVSGLENTSFFTDDITNLSSALLKEDDPGEAAAASLFPEFLASFLKHSSSAVFELLEDYQSLCRDKLDVLQSVVLRAGQNSKTAGVHWLLQQENCTWRLITSLYRDRVQLALEDDMMTDMVVPSESEKVVVEQLFQRDAVIRQSQLVVDWLESIAKDQIGDFSDNIEYYAKNVCWENTLHALKLRRKSGAAFTVPLVTELDPDAPLRQQRPLADLDREDDARLLKNLFTLIRAGMTEEAQRLCKRCGQAWRAATLEGWKLYHDPNMTSGSLELQPVEGNPQRGIWKACCWRMAEEEQLNRYERAIYAGLSGNLKPLLAVCESWEDCVWAHFRVMVDSLVEKELMSSGMAHQEVETLPREYLEANWTMEKVFEELQASELKRVLEETREHHHVIQKFVILGDLDSLLEEFSDWLTASKPLPSHLLRFMTHLLLFLRCLGLALKEEVCVDVLKAYVSLLIRDQQTDLVASYVTQLPSELATIQYAAFLETVNQPELRPHCLQLATDAGLDVAAVTKLVVETVRERDETEFTHHSQTLETGTTKEDLRKIDIIDWLLFDPAHRAEALKQSNAIMRKFLALQKHDAAKAVFSKVPEDSMREIYCQWSGVGQTTPLPAEDENAIREHLCIRAYLEAHEAFTDWFSHSSSAPQKPAPAPEAKFTERVANEMREKEYQASLSAWSCRLEVLTEDVKERIYNVLLFVDGGWMIDNRQDSEPDSERSHQMAALRSLCLPRLSFLLLSVLQNSSRHQEALRLADIISSDQHRLYQVFSKEELRRFLQKLRESSLALLDRGLDPLGYELQP from the exons ATGGACTG GGGTCAGAGTGAGCTGCTGTCTCCGGTGGTTCGAGACGACGAGGTGACCATCGCTGCCCGCAGGAGGAAGAAGGTGGCCT TCCCATCACCCGGTGCTGGCAGCCCCATCGCCTCCACGGTAACGCCGGCCCGCTCACTGCTGAGGAACACTCCAGCTTCACTGTACAGACAGGCTG tgACTCCCAGGGTTCCAGATGTTTCCTCCATTTTGGCTCCAGGAGGTCGAACACCtcgatacacacacacacccagaaaCGCACTCAGCAGTATG aATTTGGATGACAGCGACTGGACGAACAGCATGTACATCTCGCCTGTTTCGGGTTTGGAGAACACGAGCTTCTTCACAGACGACATCACCAACCTGAGCTCGGCTCTGCTGAAGGAGGACGACCCCGGAGAGGCCG CGGCCGCCAGTCTGTTCCCAGAGTTCCTGGCGTCCTTTCTGAAACACTCTTCTTCTGCGGTGTTTGAGCTGCTGGAGGATTATCAGTCTCTCTGTCGGGACAAG CTGGACGTGCTGCAGTCTGTGGTCCTCAGGGCGGGACAGAACAGTAAGACAGCAGGAGTCCactggctgctgcagcaggagaaCTGCACCTGGAGACTCATCACCTCCCTGTACAG ggACCGGGTCCAGTTGGCGCTGGAGGATGACATGATGACAGACATGGTT gtccCCAGTGAGAGTGAGAAGGTGGTGGTGGAGCAGCTGTTCCAGCGGGACGCCGTCATCCGTCAGAGTCAG ctGGTCGTTGATTGGCTGGAGAGCATCGCCAAGGATCAGATCGGAGATTTTTCGGATAATATCGAATATTACGCCAAAAACGTCTGCTG ggaGAACACACTCCACGCACTGAAGCTGAGGAGAAAGAGCGGCGCCGCCTTCACCGTCCCTCTGGTCACGGAGCTG GACCCGGACGCTCCCCTCCGGCAGCAGCGGCCCCTGGCTGACCTGGACCGAGAGGACGACGCGCGACTGCTGAAGAACCTGTTCACTCTGATCAGAGCCGGGATGACTGAGGAG gctcaGAGGCTGTGTAAGCGCTGTGGTCAGGCGTGGAGAGCAGCGACCTTGGAGGGCTGGAAACTCTACCACGACCCCAACATGACCTCAG GCAGTTTGGAGCTGCAGCCTGTCGAAGGAAACCCGCAGAGAGGAATCTGGAAGGCCTGCTGCTGGAGGATGGCTGAggag gagcAGTTAAACAGATATGAGCGAGCGATCTACGCTGGCCTGAGTGGAAACCTCAAACCA ctgCTGGCGGTGTGTGAGTCGTGGGAGGACTGTGTGTGGGCGCACTTCAGAGTGATGGTGGACTCACTGGTTGAAAAGGAGCTCATGTCGTCAGGAATGGCTCACCAGGAAGTAGAGACGCTGCCCAGAGAGTACCTGGAGGCCAa cTGGACGATGGAAAAAGTGTTTGAGGAACTTCAGGCTTCTGAGCTGAAG agggTGTTGGAGGAGACCAGAGAGCATCACCACGTCATCCAGAAGTTTGTCATCCTGGGAGACCTGGACA GTCTGTTGGAGGAgttttctgattggctgacagcCTCTAAGCCCCTCCCCTCTCACCTGCTGCGTTTCATGactcacctgctgctgtttttacgCTGTCTGGGTTTGGCGCTGAAG gaggaggtgtgtgtggacGTGCTGAAGGCGTACGTCTCCCTCCTGATCCGCGATCAGCAGACTGACCTCGTGGCGAGCTACGTCACCCAGCTGCCCTCCGAGCTCGCCACCATTCAGTACGCCGCCTTCCTGGAGACCGTCAACCAACCGGAGCTCCGCCCCCACTGCCTGCAGCTCGCCACGGATGCTG gTTTGGATGTTGCCGCGGTGACGAAGCTGGTGGTGGAGacggtgagagagagagacgagacAGAGTTTACACATCACAGCCAGACGCTGGAGACGGGAACCACCAAG GAGGACCTGAGAAAGATCGACATCATCGATTGGCTGCTGTTTGACCCCGCCCATCGAGCAGAGGCGCTGAAACAGTCGAACGCCATCATGAGGAAGTTTTTGG CTCTGCAGAAACACGACGCGGCGAAGGCGGTGTTCTCAAAAGTTCCCGAGGACTCGATGAGGGAGATTTACTGCCAGTGGTCGGGCGTCGGTCAGACTACGCCTCTTCCTGCGGAGGACGAGAACGCCATCAGAGAACACCTGTGCATCAGAGCCTACCTG GAAGCTCATGAGGCGTTCACTGATTGGTTCAGTCACAGCAGCTCCGCCCCCCAGAAACCAGCGCCCGCCCCCGAGGCCAAATTCACCGAGAGAGTTGCCAATGAGATGAGAGAGAAGGAGtaccag gcctCTCTGTCTGCGTGGTCGTGTCGTCTTGAAGTTCTAACCGAAGACGTGAAAGAAAGAATCTACAACGTGCTGCTGTTTGTGGATGGAGGATGGATGATCGACAACAGACAG gATTCGGAGCCGGATTCGGAGCGCAGCCACCAGATGGCGGCGCTGCGTTCGCTGTGTCTGCCTCGCCTCAGCTTCCTGCTACTCAGCGTGCTGCAGAACTCCTCCAGACACCAGGAGGCGCTGCGACTCGCCGACATCATCTCATCCGACCAACACCGCCTCTACCAG GTTTTCTCCAAAGAGGAGCTGCGGAGGTTCCTGCAGAAACTGAGGGAGTCGTCGCTCGCTCTGTTGGACCGAGGACTCGACCCACTCGGCTACGAGTTACagccataa